A region from the Halichondria panicea chromosome 11, odHalPani1.1, whole genome shotgun sequence genome encodes:
- the LOC135343649 gene encoding TNF receptor-associated factor 6-like — MSSTKSIRFYQNLPGEKNDVSQQIPTPDLIPELCQRRSMSDFSSGRSRQRRRSKSSQELCELTSLSSSSSLERGPKVPPKPSQVSSSFVIGASVPALPPKPAGPPKLSPILSSKSRSRSVLTGHSNSESNLKQVKPTGSRSVYINYPTLPPKGKERVQQVGGFECEFVEEPPNGIERMCPICLQIIREPHQVDCCGYSFCKTCIYRVKVSKKACPMCNHNNFSVYPNKGLQRVLYDLTVSCSNAKEGCTWTGELRQLLNHLRGDYFDNELVNGCEYADVQCQFCTRILKRIHLKEHKQKLCNKRPFTCTHCSKYSSTFEDVTENHITVCPNIAVFCPYDCGVLIARRDVDLHARSCGKTEVDCDFEEFGCNLKVTRKYLQEHLVMSTSEHLVLVANSHRELKEELEHRNLLIQELRETVSAQTVEISSLKSMQNTLKRSLTQLRNLAGTLPIRVSVNNFSKLRTENGVWLSQPFYTHPRGYKVCLQIHVRPNDPGKPGFSMSVYLFLMRGEFDESLNFPLVGTVTVQLLSHSPRVEPVRRDVVFHQYMSVLCNSRVTRGEMAREGWGFVITFSEEKRLALYLLNDSITFEIMSVQLA; from the coding sequence ATGAGTTCCACGAAGTCCATTCGATTCTATCAGAACCTTCCAGGAGAGAAGAACGATGTCTCTCAACAAATACCGACTCCAGATCTAATCCCTGAGTTATGTCAAAGGAGATCAATGTCTGATTTCAGCTCTGGACGCAGCCGTCAAAGACGCCGCTCTAAAAGCAGCCAAGAACTGTGTGAATTGACTAGTCTTTCTTCCTCATCCTCTCTTGAACGTGGCCCAAAAGTACCTCCCAAACCATCTCAGGTTAGTAGCAGCTTTGTTATCGGTGCTAGTGTACCTGCACTGCCCCCCAAGCCAGCAGGACCTCCAAAACTGTCACCAATTCTTTCTAGTAAGAGCCGATCAAGAAGTGTTCTAACTGGTCATTCGAATTCTGAATCTAACTTAAAGCAGGTCAAACCCACTGGTTCTCGATCAGTATACATCAATTACCCTACTCTCCCACCAAAGGGCAAAGAAAGAGTCCAGCAAGTTGGTGGTTTTGAGTGCGAATTTGTTGAAGAGCCTCCTAACGGAATTGAGCGAATGTGTCCAATTTGCTTGCAAATTATCCGAGAACCGCATCAAGTCGATTGCTGTGGCTACAGCTTCTGCAAGACATGCATTTATCGTGTAAAAGTCTCGAAAAAAGCTTGTCCTATGTGCAACCACAACAATTTTTCAGTGTACCCCAACAAAGGACTTCAGAGAGTTTTATATGATCTTACAGTTTCCTGCTCAAATGCTAAAGAGGGTTGCACTTGGACTGGAGAGTTGAGACAACTTTTGAATCATTTACGAGGCGACTATTTCGATAACGAATTGGTCAATGGTTGTGAGTACGCAGATGTTCAGTGCCAATTTTGTACACGTATTTTGAAGCGTATTCATTTGAAAGAGCACAAGCAAAAGCTTTGTAACAAACGTCCCTTCACGTGTACTCATTGTAGCAAGTATTCCTCAACTTTTGAAGATGTAACAGAAAATCACATCACTGTTTGTCCGAATATTGCTGTTTTTTGCCCATACGACTGTGGAGTACTCATAGCCAGAAGAGATGTAGATTTACATGCTAGATCGTGCGGTAAAACTGAAGTTGACTGTGATTTCGAAGAATTTGGGTGCAATCTGAAAGTCACACGAAAGTATTTGCAAGAACACCTTGTAATGAGCACATCAGAACATTTAGTACTAGTAGCCAACAGTCACAGGGAGTTGAAAGAAGAATTAGAGCACCGAAATTTACTCATTCAAGAGCTTAGAGAAACAGTTTCAGCTCAAACTGTGGAGATAAGTTCTCTTAAATCAATGCAGAACACTTTGAAACGATCGCTGACTCAGCTCAGAAATCTTGCTGGCACATTACCTATCAGGGTATCTGTCAACAATTTCTCCAAGCTGCGAACAGAGAATGGTGTATGGCTGTCTCAACCTTTCTACACCCACCCGCGTGGATACAAAGTGTGCTTGCAGATTCATGTTCGCCCAAACGATCCAGGCAAGCCAGGCTTCAGTATGTCTGTCTACCTATTCTTAATGCGAGGGGAGTTTGATGAAAGCCTTAATTTTCCGCTAGTAGGTACAGTAACTGTGCAGCTATTGAGTCACAGCCCTAGAGTGGAGCCGGTGAGACGAGACGTTGTGTTTCATCAGTACATGTCTGTGCTGTGTAACAGTCGAGTGACCAGAGGAGAAATGGCACGGGAAGGTTGGGGATTTGTCATTACTTTCTCTGAGGAGAAAAGACTCGCTTTATATCTGCTGAATGACTCAATAACTTTCGAGATTATGAGTGTACAGCTAGCTTAA